The genome window GCACGGTTCGCGTCGACGAACGAGTGGCGGGCCGGCTTCGAACTGCGGGCGGTCCGGGACCTCTTCGGCTACGCCCCGCTGACGTGGCTCGTCACGGTCCTGTTCGTCTACGTCCTGGCCCTGCCGATTTACCTCTTCAAAGCGTTCCTGCTGCCGCCCGACGCCCTCTGGCCCATCACGCTGATTTTCATCGCCTCGAACTACCCCGCCCGCGTTCTGACAGGCTGGGCCTATCACCGGGCGACGCGGCGGAAAGTGCAGGGAAAACGCTCGTGGTGGATCACGAGGACGGCGATCCGCTTCCCGCTCATGCTGGCGGTCCTGGCGGTCTTCACCTTCATCCTCTACTTCACGCAGTTCATCGGCGAGCACGGCCGGGCGGAGCTCTTCAAGCACCACGCCTTCCTGCTCCCGTGGCCGTATCTGCTCCCCTGGCGGCCGCAGTAGAAGCGGTCCGCTGTCAGAGATCAGCCGTCAGCCCAGGACGGGGCCAGGCCGGTTACTCGCGGGACGCTGGCCGTTTCGTCCCAGTACTGGGGCCCGCGCTGGGGCGGATACCGGAGGCCGGGACGACACCGCTGGTGGGGCCCTGGATCAGAACTCCGACCTGGATCGCGTCGAAGTCCTCGTCATTGGTCTTGATGGTCAGCCTGGCAAAGTTGCGTCCGGAGGGGACCTCGCCCGCCACATCAATCCGGATCGGGTACCGCCGCCGGCCGTCGTCGTCGACTTCCAGGCGGCCCACTGTGACCTGGGCGTGGGGCGAGTTGATCTCGGCGGACACGACCTCGAGCTGGCCCCCGCGCGTGTCGACGACGTGGATCGTCCGCGAATCGGGCTGGCCGGTGAGCTGGTAGAAATAGACCTCGGGTGGCTCGACCGTCACCTTCTGCTTCGGCAGGATCACTCGCAGGGCGAGCGTCTCCTCGTAAGTCCGCCCGTCGGCGACGTACTCGACCTTGGTCAGGTACTCCTTCGGTCCCGCCTGCTCGCGGTCGGTCTTCACGCCGACGGTGAACCGCCCCCGCTCGCCGGGGCCGTAGTCCTTCTTGCCGTCGTAGAGCCGCGGGGTGATACAGCCGCAGCTCGGCTCGACCTTGGTGATCTGGATCGGCTTGTCGCCGCGGTTTGTGAACTGGAAGAAGGCGCTGATCACCGGCTGGAGGGCGACTTCATGGAGGTTGACGGTGTACTGGTCAAAGGCGAGCGGCGGCCGTTCGACCGCAGCCGCGAGCGGCGCGGGCCGGACCGGCTGGGCGTGGACGATGACCGCCAGCAGGCAGGGAAGGGCGGCAAGGGCCCAGAGCCCGGCCTTGAGTCGCGTCCCCGTCGAAGGCGAAGCCGCCGCGGGGGCAAGGGGAGGGGCGGGGGCGGGAGAGGAGTCAGAGGGGGCGCCGTCCATGGTCCCGTCGTCCTGAGGTGAGGAATTTTCAGGCCGTTTTGTAGCCGAGCCCCGCAAAACCGGGCAACGCGAATGTTTTCGGCCGTACCCGATCTCCGACCTGTCTTTGTCCGTGTGCATCTGTGTTCATCTGTGGCTCAACAATGTTTTTTGCCACGGATGAACACAGATGAACGCAGATCAGACCCGTTCCGATTCCACACGCAGTGGCTTCGGCCGCAGTCTGGACGGCTCTTGCTGACGGCTGAACGCAGCTTCCGTGGCATCGCTGCCGGGCTTTCGACAGAATCCGGATGCGCGCGGC of Planctomyces sp. SH-PL14 contains these proteins:
- a CDS encoding DUF1573 domain-containing protein, with protein sequence MDGAPSDSSPAPAPPLAPAAASPSTGTRLKAGLWALAALPCLLAVIVHAQPVRPAPLAAAVERPPLAFDQYTVNLHEVALQPVISAFFQFTNRGDKPIQITKVEPSCGCITPRLYDGKKDYGPGERGRFTVGVKTDREQAGPKEYLTKVEYVADGRTYEETLALRVILPKQKVTVEPPEVYFYQLTGQPDSRTIHVVDTRGGQLEVVSAEINSPHAQVTVGRLEVDDDGRRRYPIRIDVAGEVPSGRNFARLTIKTNDEDFDAIQVGVLIQGPTSGVVPASGIRPSAGPSTGTKRPASRE